DNA sequence from the Marinilongibacter aquaticus genome:
TTTTTGTCGGTATCCTGTGGTTTGCATTGAAACAGGATCAGGGCAAGCAGAGATAAAACGAATCTCGTTTTTACAGGTGTTTCCATCCTTGGGCTGTTAGAGGTACTTTCTCACCGGAATTGGTGACTAAAATATTGTTTTTTTCTTGAGTTACGAAGCCAATTGGCGTGATTTCGGGAATGCTTTTCACCAAATCGTAATCCTTTTGGGCGATGGTCATGAGCAATTCGTAATCTTCGCCACCGTTGATGGCGGGCGTAATCGGGCTCAAATTGAATTCATTTGCTGCCATCAAGGTATGATTGTCAATCGGCAAATTGTCGACAAAAAGTGTAAAGCCTTTCTCCGAATGCTGACTAAGGTGCAGTATTTCAGAAGCCAGTCCATCCGAAATGTCGATCATACTCGTGGGCACAATGCCTTTTTCACGCAATTCATGAACGATATCGGTTCGGCCATTGGGCCTCAATTGGCGGCCCACCAAATATTCGTGTTCTTCAAGTTCGGGCTTCATGTTTGGGTTTTCAAGGAAAACTTGTTTTTCCCTTTCCAAAATTTGAAGGCCCATGTAAGCCGCTCCCAGGTCGCCCGTGGTGCAGAGTACGTCATTGTCTTGGGCACCTTTTCGGTAGGTTACGCGGTCTTTATCCACGGTACCATAGGCCGTAACTGAGATGATCAGTCCCGACCGCGATGAACAGGTATCGCCTCCTACCAAATCCACATTGTAATTTTCGCAAGCCGCGTAAATGCCTTCGTAAATTTCGTCGACGGCTTCAACAGAAAACCTGTTGCTCAATCCCAATCCTATGGTGATTTGTGTGGGCAGGCCGTTCATGGCAGCAATGTCTGAGACATTGACAGCGACAGATTTGTATCCCAAATGACGCAAGGGCGTGTAGGCCAGGTCGAAATGTATGCCTTCGATCAGCATATCGGTAGAAAGCAGCGTGAAAGAAGTGCCCGAGTCAATTACTGCGGCATCGTCGCCTATGCCCATTACCGTGCTGGGTTGGCGATATTCTACTTTTTTCTGGATGCGTTCGATCAGTCCAAACTCGCCCAATTCTGCTAAATCTGTTCTTTTCATTTGGAGGTACTGCAATTTTTGAAACTGCAAGTTTGGGCAAAAAAAAAGGTAGGCCAAAGCCTACCGTTAAAAATTCGTATTTCCTTATTGCGGAACCAAGGTGTATTCGTTCGTAGTATTCCCTGTTTTCGGGTAAGCCGTCGAGAGCGTGATGACCATTTCATCGTCCGAAAAGGAGTTCACAGTATATTGTAGCACTCCGCCAGTTCCTGTGGGTTCTGGCGAAAGCCCCGAAATCACAATTTTCGATTCGTCTGCTTCATAGGTTCCGGCATAAGTGTTTCCGTCTACCTCGGTCAAACTGGCCGTAGGGGCACTAGAGAGGTTCATTTTGTAAGCACTGTATGCAGGTTGGATATTGTTTGATCCCCCATTTGAATAGACAATGGTGCCATTTTCTTTAACCAATCTAGGTATCCAAGTTTTGGCCACTCTTTCGCTGAAAGGTTTCACCTTGTCTTTGCAAGATGTAGAAACGAAGGCGAGCAGGCACACGGCGAGAAAGAGTACGTATAATTTTTTCATGTAAATGGAAAAATATTTTTGCTAAATTATCCTAATCTGTTCAAAAGGCAATTTTTTAGACTATTTATTTATTTAAATCTTCAGGATGCTGATCTTTGTCCGATATTTAAGGATACGAAAGAATGGATGCAAAGGATGCTTTGCCAATCATAAAAAGAAATCAACTTGCCTTGCGGAACGGCCAGGACAAGCCGGAAATTTGGGTGGCTTTAAATGGGATTGTTTTCGATGTCAGTGCTTCGAGGCTGTGGCGAAACGGCAAGCATTATGAGCATTGGGCCGGCCAAGATTTG
Encoded proteins:
- a CDS encoding cytochrome b5 domain-containing protein; the protein is MDAKDALPIIKRNQLALRNGQDKPEIWVALNGIVFDVSASRLWRNGKHYEHWAGQDLTDELGDAPHTEKVFEKFKAIGVLESTPKSS
- the thiL gene encoding thiamine-phosphate kinase, whose product is MKRTDLAELGEFGLIERIQKKVEYRQPSTVMGIGDDAAVIDSGTSFTLLSTDMLIEGIHFDLAYTPLRHLGYKSVAVNVSDIAAMNGLPTQITIGLGLSNRFSVEAVDEIYEGIYAACENYNVDLVGGDTCSSRSGLIISVTAYGTVDKDRVTYRKGAQDNDVLCTTGDLGAAYMGLQILEREKQVFLENPNMKPELEEHEYLVGRQLRPNGRTDIVHELREKGIVPTSMIDISDGLASEILHLSQHSEKGFTLFVDNLPIDNHTLMAANEFNLSPITPAINGGEDYELLMTIAQKDYDLVKSIPEITPIGFVTQEKNNILVTNSGEKVPLTAQGWKHL